A window from Corynebacterium singulare encodes these proteins:
- a CDS encoding ABC transporter ATP-binding protein, translating into MNTTALVLDNVVKTYGDVNAVDGLSFRVNRGEILCLLGPNGAGKTTTIEMCEGFTKPTSGNIDVLGLDPSRHPDAVRARIGIMLQGGGSYSGIKVREMLKLSASYNANPLDPDWLLETLGLTGVAKNTYRRLSGGQQQRLSLALAIIGRPELVFLDEPTAGMDAQSRLAVWDLIRALREDGVTVVLTTHLMDEAEALSDRVVIIDHGQLVASGTTADLMETSETAQVSFETATPVDLEALHTAGISAEAVRPLHYRLASTVSPEAIAALATALAAQDVTLRSLETSHRNLEEVFLDLTGREMRS; encoded by the coding sequence GTGAATACAACAGCTCTGGTCCTGGATAACGTCGTCAAAACATACGGCGATGTCAATGCTGTGGACGGACTCAGTTTCCGCGTCAACCGGGGCGAAATCCTCTGCTTACTCGGGCCCAACGGAGCCGGCAAGACCACCACCATCGAAATGTGTGAAGGTTTCACCAAGCCCACCTCCGGAAACATCGACGTTCTCGGCCTAGATCCCTCTCGTCACCCCGATGCCGTGCGTGCACGAATCGGCATCATGCTGCAAGGGGGAGGCTCCTATTCCGGAATCAAGGTGCGCGAGATGCTGAAACTAAGCGCCTCATATAACGCCAACCCGCTCGATCCGGACTGGTTGCTCGAGACCCTCGGGCTCACCGGCGTGGCAAAGAACACATACCGTCGCCTATCCGGTGGACAGCAGCAACGCCTCTCTCTGGCGCTGGCGATAATCGGGCGCCCCGAACTCGTCTTCCTCGATGAACCTACGGCCGGCATGGATGCTCAATCGCGCCTCGCCGTCTGGGATCTCATTCGCGCTCTGCGGGAGGATGGCGTCACCGTTGTCCTCACCACACACCTGATGGATGAGGCAGAGGCACTGTCGGACCGAGTCGTCATCATCGACCATGGCCAACTCGTAGCCAGCGGCACCACGGCAGATCTCATGGAGACCTCCGAAACCGCGCAAGTAAGCTTTGAAACTGCTACCCCGGTAGACCTTGAGGCCCTTCACACCGCAGGTATTTCTGCCGAGGCCGTGCGCCCGCTCCACTATCGACTCGCCAGCACCGTCAGCCCTGAGGCTATTGCGGCTCTCGCCACCGCGTTGGCCGCACAAGACGTGACGCTGCGCAGCCTGGAAACCTCGCACCGCAACCTCGAAGAAGTTTTCCTCGACCTCACAGGTCGGGAAATGCGTAGCTAG
- a CDS encoding heme o synthase — protein sequence METIKAYFALTKPRIIELLLVAAIPAMLQAQRGFDAVSSNFWLIVSTIFGGWMGAAAAHTFNNVVDYEIDQKMQRTRARPLVRATISRRNAAIFAWIMLALSVFWLGVLAHSWLAAFFVLLTNFFYVFVYTKFLKMRNAQNIVWGGLAGCMPAMVGWAVIRDNAPAGEPDRWWQAVVLFLIIFFWTPPHTWALAMKYKEDYRKAGVPMLPVVAAESEVTRQIVWYTVGTVIVTLLIIPAASWIYLVAAVASGAVFLWMAMRLHQGVKQGAKVKPMRLFIYSNNYLSVLFIGLSVDAVVGWEPIGRMLGWSATFF from the coding sequence TTGGAGACCATCAAGGCCTATTTTGCGCTGACGAAACCGAGGATCATTGAACTCCTCCTCGTTGCGGCAATCCCGGCAATGCTCCAAGCACAGCGTGGATTTGACGCTGTCTCCTCGAACTTCTGGCTCATTGTTTCCACAATTTTCGGTGGCTGGATGGGCGCGGCCGCAGCCCACACGTTTAACAACGTTGTGGACTATGAAATCGATCAGAAGATGCAGCGAACTCGCGCCCGTCCGCTTGTTCGCGCCACCATCTCGCGCCGCAACGCGGCCATCTTCGCATGGATTATGTTGGCCCTCTCTGTCTTTTGGTTGGGTGTGCTGGCGCATTCGTGGCTCGCGGCATTTTTCGTGCTTCTGACGAACTTCTTCTACGTGTTCGTCTACACCAAGTTCCTCAAGATGCGTAACGCCCAGAACATCGTCTGGGGCGGTCTGGCCGGATGTATGCCAGCCATGGTGGGCTGGGCCGTCATTCGTGATAACGCCCCAGCGGGGGAGCCGGATCGCTGGTGGCAGGCCGTTGTCCTTTTCCTCATCATCTTCTTCTGGACGCCGCCCCACACGTGGGCATTAGCCATGAAGTACAAGGAAGATTACCGTAAGGCTGGCGTGCCCATGCTGCCTGTAGTAGCAGCGGAATCGGAGGTCACGCGGCAAATCGTGTGGTACACGGTGGGCACCGTGATCGTTACGTTGCTCATCATTCCGGCTGCCTCGTGGATATACCTTGTGGCTGCGGTGGCATCCGGTGCGGTCTTCTTGTGGATGGCAATGCGTCTCCACCAGGGAGTGAAACAAGGCGCCAAGGTCAAGCCTATGCGCCTGTTTATCTACTCCAACAACTACCTTTCGGTGCTGTTCATTGGCCTGTCCGTTGACGCCGTTGTGGGGTGGGAGCCCATTGGTCGCATGCTCGGCTGGTCCGCTACATTCTTCTAG
- the tkt gene encoding transketolase produces MVQRRYPSDWSDLETRAVDTVRVLAADAVQNCGSGHPGTAMSLAPLAYTLYQRIINHDPADVHWAGRDRFVLSVGHSSLTQYIQLFLGGFGLEMEDLKSLRTWGSKTPGHPEVHHTDGVEITTGPLGQGLASSVGMAMAARKERGLFDASAPAGESPFDHFVYVIASDGDLQEGVTAEASSLAGTQQLGNLIVFWDDNRISIEDDTNIAFNEDVVKRYEAYGWHVQTVESGEDVEALEAAAEAARAETTRPSFIRVKTVIGYPAPNKMNTGGVHGAALGEEEVAATKEILGFDPEQHFHIDDEVLAHTRKLTERGAQKHAEWQKKFDEWAAAHPEEKKLFDRLQARELPADFAAELPSWEAGESLATRKASEAAIQALAASLPEMWGGSADLAGSNNTVIKGADSFGPESITTDAWSAQPCGRNLHFGIREHAMSAIMNGIALHGNTRVYGGTFLIFSEYQYPAVRLGALMSTDTYYVWTHDSIGLGEDGPTHQPVETLAALRAIPNLSVIRPADANETAQGWAAALEYKAAPKGLALSRQNLPVLEGTKDKAADGVRRGAYVLVEASKETPDVILLASGSEVQLAVEAAQQLEAEGTATRVVSAPCLEWFDEQDADYRESVLPSAVLARVSVEAGISMPWHKYTGSFGRTVSLEHFGASAPAGELFEKFGFTAEAIVDAARDALGAAHAI; encoded by the coding sequence ATGGTCCAGCGCCGTTATCCCTCTGACTGGAGTGACCTAGAAACCCGCGCCGTGGATACCGTGCGCGTTCTCGCCGCCGACGCTGTGCAGAACTGCGGATCCGGTCACCCTGGCACCGCGATGTCCCTGGCACCGCTGGCCTACACGCTCTACCAGCGCATCATTAATCATGACCCAGCGGACGTGCACTGGGCTGGCCGTGACCGTTTCGTGCTCTCCGTAGGCCACTCCTCACTAACCCAGTATATTCAGCTCTTCCTGGGCGGATTCGGCCTTGAGATGGAAGACCTCAAGTCACTGCGCACCTGGGGTTCTAAGACCCCGGGCCACCCGGAGGTCCACCACACCGATGGCGTGGAGATCACCACTGGTCCGCTGGGCCAGGGCTTGGCTTCCTCCGTCGGTATGGCCATGGCGGCACGGAAAGAACGCGGGCTTTTCGACGCTTCCGCACCCGCCGGCGAATCCCCCTTTGATCACTTTGTCTACGTCATCGCGTCCGATGGTGACCTGCAAGAGGGCGTGACCGCTGAAGCTTCCTCCTTGGCAGGCACTCAGCAGCTGGGCAACCTCATCGTGTTCTGGGATGACAACCGTATCTCCATCGAGGACGACACGAACATCGCCTTCAATGAGGACGTCGTGAAGCGCTATGAGGCCTACGGCTGGCACGTGCAGACGGTTGAGTCCGGTGAGGATGTCGAGGCACTCGAAGCAGCAGCTGAAGCTGCCCGCGCAGAGACTACCCGCCCGTCCTTCATCCGCGTCAAGACCGTCATCGGCTACCCAGCACCGAACAAGATGAACACCGGCGGTGTTCATGGCGCGGCCCTCGGTGAGGAGGAAGTTGCGGCAACCAAGGAGATTCTTGGTTTCGACCCCGAGCAGCACTTCCACATCGACGACGAGGTGCTTGCCCATACCCGCAAGCTCACCGAGCGCGGCGCGCAGAAGCATGCCGAGTGGCAGAAGAAGTTCGATGAATGGGCAGCCGCCCACCCAGAAGAAAAGAAGCTCTTCGACCGCCTTCAGGCTCGCGAGCTCCCAGCAGACTTTGCCGCTGAGCTCCCAAGCTGGGAGGCAGGCGAGTCCCTGGCAACTCGTAAGGCTTCCGAGGCCGCTATCCAGGCGCTGGCTGCCTCCCTGCCGGAGATGTGGGGCGGCTCCGCCGACCTGGCGGGTTCCAACAATACCGTGATTAAGGGAGCTGACTCCTTTGGTCCCGAATCCATCACCACTGATGCATGGTCTGCGCAGCCTTGTGGGCGCAACCTGCACTTTGGTATCCGCGAGCACGCCATGTCCGCCATCATGAACGGCATTGCCCTGCACGGCAATACCCGCGTCTACGGCGGTACCTTCCTCATCTTTTCTGAGTACCAGTACCCGGCCGTGCGCCTCGGCGCGCTGATGTCCACTGATACCTACTACGTGTGGACCCATGACTCCATCGGCCTTGGCGAAGATGGTCCTACTCACCAGCCGGTTGAGACCCTCGCCGCCTTGCGTGCCATCCCGAACCTCTCCGTGATCCGTCCAGCCGATGCCAATGAAACCGCTCAGGGCTGGGCCGCCGCACTTGAGTACAAGGCAGCGCCAAAGGGCCTGGCGCTGTCCCGTCAGAACCTCCCCGTCCTCGAAGGCACCAAGGACAAGGCTGCCGACGGCGTTCGTCGCGGTGCCTACGTACTTGTTGAGGCTTCGAAGGAGACCCCGGACGTTATCCTGCTGGCCTCCGGTTCCGAGGTGCAGCTGGCAGTAGAGGCCGCACAGCAGCTCGAGGCTGAGGGAACCGCGACCCGAGTCGTATCCGCTCCCTGCTTGGAATGGTTCGACGAGCAGGACGCAGACTACCGCGAGTCCGTGCTCCCATCCGCAGTCCTGGCACGCGTATCCGTCGAGGCGGGCATCTCCATGCCGTGGCACAAGTACACCGGCTCCTTCGGCCGTACGGTGTCCTTGGAGCACTTCGGTGCTTCTGCCCCTGCTGGCGAGCTCTTTGAGAAGTTCGGCTTCACCGCCGAGGCTATTGTGGACGCCGCCCGCGATGCCCTCGGCGCAGCCCACGCCATCTAG
- a CDS encoding quinone oxidoreductase family protein has protein sequence MHAIQVTTTGGPEVLTYTEVDNPTPTDEQLLIDVSVAGVNYIDTYYREGIYNASTPFIVGFEGSGRVVHDPKGEIAEGTMVAWDHAFGSYAEQVCVPRDRVVAVPDEIPSAVAGSMLLQGMTAHYLSHGVYQLGEGASCLITAGAGGVGLVLTQMAKSLGATVYSVVSTEEKKKLAYEAGADEVFLYSEGLAEQVRRFNGGRGVDVVYDGVGKDTFNESLEVVRPRGTVALFGAASGPVPPMDPQLLNKHGSIFLTRPSLGAWTAQEGEFHMRAQAVVQAVIDGDITFRVSAEYPLAEAAQAHRDLQGRKTTGSIVLRVRED, from the coding sequence ATGCATGCAATTCAGGTAACCACGACCGGAGGGCCAGAGGTCCTCACCTACACCGAGGTAGACAACCCAACGCCGACGGACGAGCAGCTGCTTATCGACGTCTCCGTGGCCGGTGTTAACTACATCGATACTTACTACCGCGAAGGCATTTACAACGCCTCTACCCCATTTATCGTGGGCTTTGAGGGAAGCGGACGAGTAGTCCATGATCCGAAGGGCGAGATTGCCGAGGGCACCATGGTGGCCTGGGACCATGCCTTTGGTTCCTACGCAGAACAGGTCTGCGTGCCCCGTGACCGCGTCGTCGCCGTCCCCGATGAGATTCCTTCTGCTGTCGCGGGCTCAATGCTGCTGCAAGGCATGACGGCCCATTACCTCAGCCACGGCGTCTACCAGCTCGGCGAAGGTGCTTCCTGCCTAATTACTGCCGGCGCAGGTGGTGTGGGCCTCGTTCTCACCCAGATGGCTAAGTCGCTCGGAGCAACGGTGTATTCAGTCGTCTCGACCGAAGAAAAGAAGAAGCTGGCTTACGAGGCCGGCGCCGATGAAGTCTTCCTCTATAGCGAAGGCTTGGCGGAGCAGGTACGCCGCTTCAACGGTGGACGCGGCGTGGATGTGGTCTACGACGGCGTGGGCAAGGACACGTTCAACGAGTCCCTCGAGGTTGTCCGCCCACGCGGCACAGTGGCGCTTTTCGGCGCTGCTTCCGGCCCGGTTCCCCCTATGGACCCGCAGCTGCTTAACAAGCACGGCTCAATTTTCCTCACCCGCCCCTCCCTGGGCGCGTGGACCGCGCAGGAGGGTGAGTTCCACATGCGTGCTCAGGCCGTGGTCCAAGCCGTTATTGACGGTGATATCACGTTCCGTGTCTCGGCGGAGTATCCACTCGCCGAGGCTGCACAGGCTCACCGCGACTTGCAAGGCCGTAAGACTACCGGATCCATTGTCTTGCGTGTACGCGAGGATTAA
- the zwf gene encoding glucose-6-phosphate dehydrogenase, with product MSTTSAWVNPLRNAKDKRLPRIAGPSGMVIFGVTGDLARKKLLPAIYDLANRGLLPAGFTLVGYGRRGWDKQAFCNYVREAAEAGARTTFNERVWEHLAKGIEFIQGNFDDAGFDKLSARLSELNTSRGTGGNWAYYLSVPPEFFSDICHQLERVGMSNNTESSWRRVIIEKPFGHDQASARELNEIVNAVFPESSVFRIDHYLGKETVQNIMALRFANQIFEPMWNAHYIDHVQITMAEDIGLGGRAGYYDGIGAARDVIQNHLLQLLALVAMEEPSSFAPAALQAEKIKVLEATQAVHPLNKTTARGQYAAGWQGSEYVKGLREEEGFDPESTTETYAACTLKVNSRRWAGVPFYLRTGKRLGRRVTEIALVFKTAPHQPFDQGQAEALDQNAVVIRVQPDEGVTMRFGSKVPGSTMEVRDVNMDFAYASAFTEESPEAYERLILDALLDESSLFPTNREVELSWSILDPIIEYWAGIGQPEQYRAGTWGPESADRMLRRQGHSWRRP from the coding sequence GTGAGCACTACCAGCGCGTGGGTTAACCCGTTGCGCAACGCGAAGGATAAGCGCCTTCCGCGCATCGCCGGCCCCTCTGGCATGGTGATTTTCGGCGTGACCGGCGATTTGGCACGCAAGAAGCTCCTGCCGGCCATTTATGATTTGGCCAACCGTGGTCTGTTGCCGGCCGGCTTCACCCTCGTGGGTTATGGCCGTCGCGGCTGGGACAAACAAGCTTTCTGCAACTACGTCCGCGAGGCAGCCGAGGCGGGCGCCCGCACGACCTTCAACGAACGTGTCTGGGAGCACCTTGCCAAGGGCATCGAGTTTATTCAAGGCAACTTTGACGACGCCGGCTTCGATAAACTGTCAGCACGCCTTTCCGAGCTCAACACCTCTCGTGGTACCGGTGGTAACTGGGCGTATTATCTTTCCGTTCCGCCGGAATTCTTCTCCGATATCTGCCACCAACTCGAGCGAGTCGGCATGTCAAACAACACGGAGAGTTCCTGGCGCCGTGTCATCATTGAGAAACCGTTTGGCCACGATCAGGCTTCTGCCCGCGAGCTCAACGAGATTGTCAACGCCGTCTTCCCGGAGTCTTCGGTCTTCCGTATCGATCACTACCTAGGCAAGGAAACAGTGCAGAACATCATGGCGCTGCGCTTTGCCAACCAGATCTTCGAGCCGATGTGGAACGCACACTACATTGACCACGTTCAGATCACGATGGCTGAAGACATCGGCTTGGGAGGGCGCGCCGGCTACTACGACGGTATTGGTGCCGCTCGCGACGTCATCCAGAACCACCTTCTGCAGCTGCTCGCCCTCGTCGCCATGGAGGAGCCGTCCTCCTTTGCCCCGGCAGCCCTTCAGGCAGAAAAGATCAAGGTTCTAGAGGCCACACAGGCGGTGCACCCGCTCAACAAAACGACGGCACGCGGCCAGTACGCGGCCGGTTGGCAGGGCTCGGAGTACGTTAAGGGGCTGCGTGAGGAAGAGGGCTTTGATCCTGAGTCCACGACGGAGACCTATGCTGCCTGCACCCTTAAGGTGAATTCCCGCCGGTGGGCGGGCGTTCCCTTCTATCTGCGCACCGGCAAGCGTTTGGGGCGCCGCGTGACAGAAATCGCCCTCGTGTTCAAGACTGCCCCACACCAGCCCTTTGACCAGGGGCAGGCCGAGGCTTTGGATCAGAACGCCGTGGTCATCCGCGTCCAGCCGGATGAAGGCGTGACCATGCGCTTTGGTTCCAAGGTGCCTGGTTCCACCATGGAGGTGCGCGACGTCAACATGGACTTCGCCTACGCCTCCGCGTTTACTGAGGAGTCTCCCGAGGCCTATGAGCGCCTCATCCTCGATGCCTTGCTGGATGAATCCTCCCTCTTCCCCACTAACCGCGAGGTTGAACTGTCCTGGTCCATCCTGGATCCCATCATCGAGTACTGGGCAGGAATTGGACAGCCCGAGCAGTACCGCGCTGGCACGTGGGGTCCCGAGTCCGCTGATAGAATGCTGCGCCGTCAGGGTCACTCCTGGCGCCGTCCGTAG
- a CDS encoding COX15/CtaA family protein: MQDPGHAVGPSVKTQRILALILLLCQAGITVSGSIVRVTGSGLGCVTWPNCHPGSLVPLEGAAPLVHQVIEFGNRLLTFVVGAAAVATIVAMHKAKRRTELKVYAWLGLAGIVVQALIGALSVFLKLSWWSVAIHFLPSMVLVWIAAMLYSRIAEPDDGIPTRVFPTAIRTLAVIAAVALSIVLLTGTFVTGSGTHSGDAGVGMEGRLGVDTYGMAVIHAICMYVYLALTLIMVFLLHRSGAPKAAKNAGWVLIMCIVVQWAIGVAQFYLHIPRWTVPFHVGMSSVVTAFTALLWAHGRRRVDARDVHSLDGEPTTKR, translated from the coding sequence ATCCAGGATCCCGGACACGCCGTCGGCCCTTCAGTGAAGACGCAGCGCATCCTCGCGCTCATCCTGTTGCTGTGCCAGGCTGGCATCACCGTTTCTGGATCCATCGTTCGCGTCACTGGCTCCGGCCTGGGGTGCGTCACGTGGCCCAATTGCCACCCCGGCTCCTTGGTGCCGCTCGAGGGCGCTGCACCGCTCGTGCACCAAGTGATCGAATTTGGCAACCGCCTGTTGACGTTTGTCGTGGGAGCCGCCGCTGTGGCCACTATCGTGGCGATGCATAAAGCCAAGCGCCGTACCGAGCTAAAGGTCTACGCATGGCTCGGCTTGGCCGGCATCGTGGTGCAGGCCCTCATCGGTGCTCTTTCGGTCTTCCTCAAGCTGTCCTGGTGGTCGGTGGCCATTCACTTCCTGCCGTCGATGGTTCTGGTGTGGATCGCCGCCATGCTCTACTCACGCATCGCTGAGCCCGATGATGGCATCCCCACGCGCGTCTTCCCTACTGCTATTCGTACGCTCGCGGTCATCGCCGCGGTGGCGCTGTCCATCGTCTTGCTCACCGGCACCTTTGTGACAGGTTCAGGTACTCACTCCGGTGATGCTGGGGTTGGCATGGAAGGGCGCCTCGGTGTTGACACTTATGGCATGGCCGTCATTCACGCCATCTGCATGTATGTGTACCTTGCCCTGACGTTGATCATGGTCTTTCTTCTGCACCGCTCGGGTGCTCCCAAGGCCGCCAAGAACGCCGGTTGGGTTCTCATCATGTGCATCGTCGTGCAGTGGGCTATTGGTGTGGCCCAGTTCTACCTGCACATTCCGCGTTGGACAGTACCTTTCCACGTCGGCATGTCTTCCGTGGTCACCGCGTTCACCGCACTGTTGTGGGCACATGGCCGCCGCCGCGTGGATGCACGTGATGTGCATTCACTCGACGGTGAACCGACCACAAAGCGCTAA
- the tal gene encoding transaldolase codes for MTHIDELATIGTSTWLDDLSRERLDSGNLRELVSTKSIVGVTTNPAIFASAMSSGTSYDAAIADLKEKGVKADEAVYSLAVDDVRNACDVLSDIFEKTGGRDGRVSIEVDPRISADAEATVAQARELWAQVDRPNLMIKIPATKGSLPAITDVLAAGISVNVTLIFSVERYAEVIAAYKEGIRRAAAAGKDVSTIHSVASFFVSRLDTEVDKRLELIGSKEALALRGKAGVANAQRAYALFAKECGAGSDLPEGAQVQRPLWASTGVKNPEYPATLYVSELAGPDTVNTMPEKTIDAVLDQGNLHGDTLTGAGEQADTVFAELEAVGIDFDDVFAVLEREGVDKFVAAWKELLESMVDRLS; via the coding sequence ATGACTCACATCGATGAACTCGCCACGATCGGTACCTCGACGTGGCTCGACGATCTGTCGCGCGAGCGCCTGGATTCCGGGAATCTCCGCGAGCTTGTGTCTACCAAGTCCATTGTGGGTGTCACCACCAATCCAGCTATTTTCGCCTCCGCAATGTCGTCCGGCACTTCCTACGACGCGGCTATCGCCGACCTCAAGGAAAAGGGCGTGAAAGCCGATGAGGCTGTCTACTCCCTCGCCGTTGACGACGTCCGCAACGCGTGCGATGTCCTCAGCGACATCTTCGAGAAGACAGGGGGCCGCGATGGTCGCGTCTCCATCGAGGTCGACCCGCGCATTTCCGCCGACGCGGAGGCCACTGTGGCTCAGGCCCGTGAACTGTGGGCGCAGGTGGATCGCCCCAACCTCATGATTAAGATTCCGGCCACGAAGGGATCCCTCCCAGCAATCACTGACGTGCTAGCCGCGGGCATCTCCGTCAACGTCACGCTCATTTTCTCGGTGGAGCGCTACGCCGAGGTCATTGCCGCGTATAAGGAAGGGATCAGGCGCGCCGCCGCGGCGGGCAAGGATGTATCGACGATTCACTCCGTGGCCTCCTTCTTTGTCTCTCGTCTCGATACCGAGGTGGACAAGCGCCTCGAACTCATCGGCTCTAAGGAGGCTCTAGCACTGCGTGGAAAGGCAGGCGTGGCCAACGCCCAACGCGCTTATGCTTTGTTTGCCAAGGAGTGTGGCGCTGGCTCGGATCTTCCGGAAGGTGCGCAGGTGCAGCGTCCACTGTGGGCGTCGACAGGTGTGAAGAATCCGGAGTACCCGGCGACGCTCTACGTTTCTGAGCTGGCCGGCCCCGATACGGTTAACACCATGCCGGAGAAGACCATCGATGCAGTTCTCGACCAGGGCAACCTCCACGGCGATACCTTGACTGGTGCCGGTGAGCAGGCGGATACGGTCTTCGCAGAGCTCGAAGCAGTCGGCATCGACTTTGATGACGTCTTTGCGGTATTGGAGCGCGAGGGAGTCGACAAGTTCGTGGCCGCGTGGAAGGAGCTCCTCGAATCAATGGTGGACCGTCTCTCTTAG
- a CDS encoding ABC transporter permease, which yields MSTFAPGTFSPQPQRVGVAAMARAQGAIESKLMVRHGEQQLLSVIIPLAILIGAHKLESITGHGLEEIFPMVLAVAATSSGFTGQAISLAFDRRYGALKRTGASGVPAWAIIVGKIIAVLSMVVIQVLVLGTVAAILGLRVGAEGIAVGIVALILGVAAFTALGLLLGGTMSSEVVLAVSNLIWFILLGTVGWVMYSQGLGDNGLLTLVPTVAMASGLDTALTGGFPGSELLVLAGWAAVASFAAVRWFRFDG from the coding sequence ATGAGCACCTTCGCACCTGGAACCTTTTCCCCACAGCCCCAGCGCGTGGGCGTAGCCGCCATGGCCCGCGCACAAGGAGCCATTGAGTCCAAGCTGATGGTGCGCCACGGCGAGCAACAGCTGCTCAGCGTTATTATTCCTCTCGCGATTCTTATCGGTGCCCACAAGCTAGAAAGCATTACGGGCCATGGCCTGGAGGAGATTTTCCCTATGGTGCTTGCCGTCGCCGCCACCTCCTCCGGTTTTACGGGGCAAGCGATTTCCCTCGCCTTCGATCGTCGCTACGGCGCACTCAAACGTACAGGTGCCTCGGGAGTGCCTGCCTGGGCCATTATCGTGGGCAAGATCATCGCGGTGCTCTCCATGGTGGTTATCCAGGTTCTCGTGCTGGGTACCGTCGCAGCCATCCTGGGATTACGGGTAGGTGCGGAGGGCATCGCAGTAGGTATCGTGGCCTTGATCCTTGGCGTCGCCGCCTTCACTGCGCTAGGCCTTCTTCTCGGCGGCACGATGAGCTCCGAGGTGGTTCTCGCTGTATCCAACCTCATCTGGTTTATCCTGCTCGGTACGGTGGGCTGGGTCATGTATTCCCAAGGTTTGGGCGATAACGGCCTCTTGACGCTTGTACCCACCGTGGCTATGGCAAGTGGGCTCGACACTGCGTTGACCGGCGGATTCCCCGGGTCCGAGCTACTCGTCCTTGCGGGGTGGGCGGCAGTCGCGTCGTTCGCCGCGGTGCGTTGGTTCCGCTTCGACGGTTAA